Proteins from one Anopheles nili chromosome 2, idAnoNiliSN_F5_01, whole genome shotgun sequence genomic window:
- the LOC128730441 gene encoding keratin-associated protein 5-1-like, translated as MCDPCCGPCDPCYSCYPCGPVRCKSRELRGGILISNCECLKRNGLQHDCPRSECQAKPCCLTKPEASCCPSQWARRFRFVTMGKKSNPVRPSPNCCMPCGGGGCNPCPIDPTCCSPCGPCGPCGPCGPCDPCGPCGPCGPCGPCGPCGPCDPCGPCGPCGPCDPCCPPACGPVCDPCCPPVCDPSYPPVCDPSCSVPYYPLKRIRSAVRQPTPRPKMAKTNWYCPRQYKICRPPAPCRYRAAPCKAHCYNVERFCCRC; from the exons GGTCCCGTTCGGTGCAAGAGCCGTGAACTGCGTGGTGGAATTCTGATCTCGAACTGCGAGTGTCTGAAGCGCAACGGTTTGCAGCATGACTGTCCACGTTCCGAATGTCAG GCGAAACCATGCTGCCTGACTAAACCGGAAGCATCTTGCTGCCCTTCCCAATGGGCTCGGCGTTTCCGATTCGTGACGATGGGCAAGAAGAGTAACCCGGTCCGGCCATCACCGAACTGCTGCATGCCATGTGGAGGCGGTGGCTGCAACCCTTGCCCTATTGATCCTACCTGCTGTTCTCCTTGTGGTCCTTGTGGACCATGCGGACCTTGTGGACCGTGTGATCCTTGTGGACCTTGCGGTCCTTGCGGTCCTTGTGGACCTTGTGGACCATGCGGTCCTTGTGATCCTTGTGGACCTTGTGGACCATGCGGTCCTTGTGATCCTTGCTGTCCACCAGCCTGCGGACCAGTGTGCGATCCTTGCTGTCCACCGGTTTGTGATCCCAGCTATCCACCTGTGTGTGATCCATCCTGCAGCGTACCATACT ATCCACTGAAACGCATCCGTTCGGCAGTGCGGCAACCAACGCCGAGACCAAAGATGGCCAAAACCAACTGGTACTGCCCACGGCAGTACAAAATCTGTCGTCCTCCGGCGCCGTGTCGCTACCGGGCCGCTCCCTGTAAAGCCCATTGCTATAACGTTGAACGCTTTTGCTGCCGGTGTTAG
- the LOC128730442 gene encoding uncharacterized protein LOC128730442, which yields MVKPAARIVIKFLELLGCVACVITKIITDHESRRVFVRNQKLSREWSLIHNITWSSGGNAFTNIVYGGYTIVIALMLITRCVDAKSRPTLFEKIVLSLGTLLFFAAGGLVFASIDQVHPDLHDNAIILGCLSFLVAILFVIDLADPLARMTAHMTQTDAAGLTSSDSPDGVKLKQDAATDTEAAVFVVSKAVPNGVPHRMQDEEQQHQQHQQHHQQHQHHQQHQQQHRNGYHDESPLNRSSESIVERKVYPSAQVPVFAHIRAPEESRRIAGKEIQYLPRQDYRDRRNYRDAGPGAYSSNRQTMAQPTANGHQPRQSAVGYHDNDSFVEDILPSRRSTYVPADKFDQEAMQMTGATGPSHHRSRPAPPAKPLNIIRTHFGSNHSSPTESHHSGGECRCSQRSTSTRRLDDSGRDELDLAPVRPGFVANAAKKWDDRARSKSQPIVGLNTMV from the exons ATGGTGAAACCGGCGGCCAGAATAGTGATAAAGTTTCTAGAATTA CTAGGTTGTGTGGCGTGCGTCATTACGAAGATTATCACCGACCATGAGTCACGGCGGGTGTTTGTGCGCAACCAGAAGCTATCGCG AGAATGGAGCCTAATACACAACATAACCTGGAGCAGCGGTGGAAATGCATTTACGAACATCGTCTACGGTGGATACACGATAGTCATCGCACTAATGTTAATTACAAG ATGCGTCGATGCCAAATCACGTCCGACACTGTTCGAGAAGATCGTGCTCTCGCTGGGGACACTATTGTTTTTCGCGGCGG GTGGGCTCGTGTTCGCCTCGATCGACCAAGTACATCCGGATCTGCACGATAACGCCATCATACTGGGCTGTCTGTCGTTTCTGGTGGCGATCTTGTTCGTGATCGATCTTGCCGATCCGTTAGCACGCATGACAGCGCACATGACCCAAACGGATGCGGCAGGTCTCACGTCTTCAGATAGCCCCGATGGTGTGAAGCTAAAACAGGATGCCGCCACGGACACGGAGGCGGCAGTGTTTGTCGTTTCGAAAGCGGTCCCTAATGGTGTGCCACATCGCATGCAGGATgaggagcagcagcaccagcagcaccagcagcatcatcaacagcaccagcatcatcaacaacaccagcaacaacaccggAATGGGTATCACGATGAGTCACCTCTCAACCGAAGCTCGGAATCCATCGTCGAACGGAAGGTTTATCCATCAGCACAAGTGCCCGTTTTTGCGCACATCCGCGCACCGGAAGAAAGCCGCCGAATAGCGGGCAAAGAGATCCAGTACCTTCCACGGCAGGATTATCGCGATCGTCGGAACTACCGAGATGCAGGACCTGGTGCATACTCTTCGAACCGCCAAACGATGGCTCAACCGACAGCGAATGGTCATCAACCGAGACAGAGTGCGGTCGGGTATCACGATAACGATTCATTCGTCGAAGATATCCTTCCGTCACGCCGAAGTACGTACGTCCCAGCGGACAAGTTTGACCAGGAAGCGATGCAGATGACCGGGGCCACCGGTCCTAGCCATCACCGATCGAGACCGGCACCACCGGCAAAACCACTGAACATTATACGCACACACTTTGGATCGAACCATAGTTCACCGACAGAATCGCACCATAGTGGTGGAGAGTGTCGATGTTCGCAACGAAGTACCAGCACTCGGAGGCTGGACGATTCGGGACGAGATGAACTCGATTTAGCCCCAGTTCGACCGGGTTTCGTCGCTAATGCCGCCAAGAAGTGGGACGATCGAGCTCGCAGCAAAAGCCAACCCATCGTAGGACTCAACACGATGGTGTAA